Genomic window (candidate division WOR-3 bacterium):
ATCGGTGACGTGCTTGTTTCACACCCGGCAGTGCGCATGATCACCCTGACCGGCGGTGTTGATGCAGGATCGGAAATTCTCAAGATCTCCGGCTTAAAGAAAATTTCGATGGAGCTCGGTTCGAATTGTCCGGTGATCGTTTGCGAAGATGCGGATATGTCCAAGGCGGTTGACCTTTCTGTTTCCGGGGCATTCTGGGCGGTTGGCCAGAATTGTATCGGCGTTCAGAGAATGTTCATTCATGAGAAGATCTTTAATGATTATGTCAGCAAGTTCGTTGAGATGACGAAGAAGATGAAGGTCGGTGATCAGCTGGATGAATCTACGGACATGGGAGCGATGATCAACGAGCGTGAAGCGAAACGCGTCGAGGAGTGGGTGAACGATGCCGTGAAACAGGGCGGTAAGATCCTGACCGGCGGTAAGAGAAATGGTAATTTCTATGATCCCACTGTCATGGTCGACGTGCCGGAAAACGCCAAGCTTGCTGTTGAGGAAGTCTTCGGCCCGGTCGTTCTGATGTATAAATACAATGATTTGGATGATGCGATAAAACGTGCGAATAGCGTGAATTACGGTCTGCATGCGGCAGTCTTCACGCAGGATATTAACAAGGCGTTCAAGGCTGTATACGAGTTGGACTTTGGCAGCGTGATCGTGAATGATTCAACCGATTATCGCCTCGATCAGATGCCCTTCGGCGGAGTCAAGAACAGTGGACTAGGTCGCGAAGGGATCAAATTCTCATTGCTTGAGCAAACCGAACCGAAGGTCGTCTGTTTCAATCTGTAGCGGGACAACTGTATTAGGAAATACCGGCGGTAGCCATTTGCCAACGAACATTATACGAAGCGTTACCGTGTGGTATTGAGATGAACAAAGTGAACGAAAGGAGTTGAGCATGCTGCAAGGTGCCTATACACTTCTCGTAACTCCATTCAACCAGGATATGAGTTTGGATGAAAATGGCCTGAGAGTTTTGGTAAAGAGGCAGGTCGAGGCCGGCGTGCATGGTATCGCGCCGTTGGGTGTGACCGGTGAGAATTCGCTGATGTCGGATAGGGAGATCGCACGGGTGGTTGAGGTTGTTGTTGATGAGGTGAATGGAAAATGTCCGGTAATCCCTGACACCTGCACGAGCAGTATAGAAGCGACGCTGGAAAGGATAAAGATCTTTGAAAAGATCGGTTGTGGTTATGTGTCGGTTTTTGTACCCTATCTTGTTCTGCCTAAAGAGGACGGCATCATACGGTTCTACGAGCAGGTTGCTGATTCTTCAAAGGTTCCGATCCTGATACACAATTCACCCGGGCGTGTTGTTGTAAACCTTTCTCCTGAAGGTACCGCACGGCTGGCACGACACCCCAATATCATTGGTATCAAAGAGGGGGTAAAACTCCTTGATCATCTGGCTAAGATCGTCTACCTGACGAGAGACGAGGATTTCAGTGTTTTCACGGGTAAAGATACGACATTGTACCCCTTGATGTGCTTTGGTGGACATGGCAATTTTGCGGTC
Coding sequences:
- a CDS encoding aldehyde dehydrogenase family protein, producing the protein MKMLIGGEWVDKDKKIPVYRPYDGKVIDHVPAGTKEDVRKAIESAVEGFQVSKKMPVHKRMEILWGVVDYLRENFDDFAKTIASEGSKTIREARKETARCINTISISAEEARRTLGETIPFDSFPGGENRVGYYYRFPIGVIVAITPFNDPLNLVAHKLGPSIAAGNSVVLKPATDTPLSALKLGEAFVAAGLPPKVLNIVTGRGSEIGDVLVSHPAVRMITLTGGVDAGSEILKISGLKKISMELGSNCPVIVCEDADMSKAVDLSVSGAFWAVGQNCIGVQRMFIHEKIFNDYVSKFVEMTKKMKVGDQLDESTDMGAMINEREAKRVEEWVNDAVKQGGKILTGGKRNGNFYDPTVMVDVPENAKLAVEEVFGPVVLMYKYNDLDDAIKRANSVNYGLHAAVFTQDINKAFKAVYELDFGSVIVNDSTDYRLDQMPFGGVKNSGLGREGIKFSLLEQTEPKVVCFNL
- the dapA gene encoding 4-hydroxy-tetrahydrodipicolinate synthase, whose product is MLQGAYTLLVTPFNQDMSLDENGLRVLVKRQVEAGVHGIAPLGVTGENSLMSDREIARVVEVVVDEVNGKCPVIPDTCTSSIEATLERIKIFEKIGCGYVSVFVPYLVLPKEDGIIRFYEQVADSSKVPILIHNSPGRVVVNLSPEGTARLARHPNIIGIKEGVKLLDHLAKIVYLTRDEDFSVFTGKDTTLYPLMCFGGHGNFAVAGNVIPEVMRDIYEHCERGERNKAQELHYKYFSVFEILRAEANPIAVKEALNLMGLPGGKLRLPLTELSASKKEKLVKILKEKGLV